Below is a genomic region from Alphaproteobacteria bacterium.
CCATGCTTGGCCTCGATGGCGGGCGCCTCAATATCGCCGCTTGTTCGATTGGCGGCGCGCGCGCTTGCCTCGAAGCGGCGCGAGAGCACCTCAGCGTCCGTGAGCAGTTCGGTCGCAAGCTCGCCGAATTCCAGGCGCTTCAGTTCCGATATGCCGACATGGCGACGGAGCTCGAGGCGGCACGACTGATGGTGCGGCGTGCTGCGTGCCTGCTCGATGCCCGTCATCGGGATGCGACGCTTCATTGCGCGATGGCGAAGCGGTTTGCCACAGACGTTGCCTTCACGGTATGCAACGAGTCGCTTCAACTTCATGGCGGATACGGTTATCTCAAGGACTATCCGATTGAGCGATACCTGCGCGATGTGCGTGTGCACCAAATTCTCGAAGGGACGAATGAGATCATGCGCGTGATCATCGCGCGGCGGCTGCTTGGCCAATGAAGGCGGGTGCGATATGAACGCTACCGAGGAAAGCGACGTTGTCCTGTTCGAGCGGCGCGGTGGTCTCGGGCTCATCACCTTCAATCGGCCGGCGGTGCTCAATTCGCTGACCCTCGACATGATGAAGGCATTGGATCCCTTCCTCGATGAGTGGGAGGCCGACCCGAATGTCGGAGCGGTCGTCGTCCAGGGCACCGGCGAGCGGGCATTTTGTGCAGGTGGCGACCTCCGCGCACTCTTCAACTCGCGCAGCAACGGCGATCGCGCCTATCGCTCCAATTTCTATATCGCGGAATACAGTCAGAATCGGCACGTCTTCCGCTACAGGAAACCCTATGTGGCGCTTATCGACGGCATCGTCATGGGTGGCGGGGTAGGGCTGTCGGTGCACGGATCGCACCGTGTCGCGACGGAGCGAACCCTGTTTGCCATGCCGGAGACAGGCATCGGTCTCTTCCCCGACGTCGGAGGCAGCTATTTTCTCCCGCGCCTGCCGGGTGAGCTCGGGATGTATCTGGGCCTCACCGGTGTGCGTCTCAAGGCGCCGGATTTGATTTATGCCGGCATCGCGACGCACTTTGTGCCCAGTGCCGATCTCCCGCGACTAATCGAGGCACTGGCGACGACGGACCCTTCTGCCGGCGAATCGATGGTTGGCCGTACGATTGAGCGCTTTGCAAGGGAACCAGGTCCGGCCTTGCTGACGGAGCATCGCGATGTAATCGATCGATGC
It encodes:
- a CDS encoding enoyl-CoA hydratase/isomerase family protein encodes the protein MNATEESDVVLFERRGGLGLITFNRPAVLNSLTLDMMKALDPFLDEWEADPNVGAVVVQGTGERAFCAGGDLRALFNSRSNGDRAYRSNFYIAEYSQNRHVFRYRKPYVALIDGIVMGGGVGLSVHGSHRVATERTLFAMPETGIGLFPDVGGSYFLPRLPGELGMYLGLTGVRLKAPDLIYAGIATHFVPSADLPRLIEALATTDPSAGESMVGRTIERFAREPGPALLTEHRDVIDRCFAKGSVESIVAALTAEASSWAAETVKTLSTKSPTSLKLTFRELREGRHLDFEAAMTMEYRICQFCMDGHDFFEGVRAAILDKDNAPKWDPPTLAGVTPSTLEQAFAPRPDDLHFD